The following are encoded in a window of Qipengyuania soli genomic DNA:
- a CDS encoding glycosyltransferase family 4 protein, with the protein MEAKDLRIALFSGNYNYTRDGANQALNRLAEYLLRQGAALRVYAPVVDRPDFEPTGDLVGVPNIRMPVKNRGEYRLPLGLSAANREDLETFAPNIVHLSSPDPTGHAALKWAEQHKLPILASVHTRFETYPRYYGLGFLEPAVEGILRRFYNRCDALVAPSQSQIEELKAQGMHEDITIWSRGVDRTVFDPSKRDLEWRRAHGLADDDVAIVFLGRLVMEKGLDVFADTVVELRKRQVPHKVLVIGDGPARGWFEKALPGGSFVGFQTGADLGRALASGDIFFNPSITETFGNVTLEALASGLPVVAAGATGAASIVTEGETGFLISPSKDEAFAKGCADALARYCTDDALRRAHGAAGEKAARAYSWDAINQAVLDTYLRLMAQRGK; encoded by the coding sequence ATGGAAGCCAAGGACCTCCGGATCGCGCTGTTCAGCGGGAACTACAATTACACGCGTGACGGCGCCAACCAGGCGCTCAACCGGCTCGCCGAATACCTGCTGCGCCAGGGTGCGGCGCTGCGCGTCTACGCGCCCGTGGTCGACCGGCCCGATTTCGAGCCGACAGGCGATCTCGTCGGCGTTCCCAACATCCGTATGCCGGTGAAGAACCGTGGCGAATATCGCCTGCCGCTGGGGCTTTCCGCGGCCAATCGCGAGGACCTCGAGACATTCGCGCCGAACATCGTCCACCTGTCCTCGCCCGACCCGACCGGGCACGCGGCGCTGAAGTGGGCCGAGCAGCACAAGCTTCCCATCCTCGCCAGCGTCCACACGCGCTTCGAGACCTATCCGCGCTACTACGGCCTCGGTTTCCTGGAGCCAGCGGTAGAAGGCATCCTGCGCCGCTTCTACAACCGCTGCGACGCCCTCGTCGCGCCCTCGCAGAGCCAGATCGAGGAGCTCAAGGCGCAGGGGATGCACGAGGATATCACCATCTGGTCGCGCGGGGTCGACCGGACGGTGTTCGATCCTTCGAAGCGCGACCTCGAATGGCGCCGCGCGCACGGGCTGGCGGATGACGACGTGGCCATCGTCTTCCTCGGCCGGCTGGTGATGGAAAAGGGCCTCGACGTCTTCGCCGACACGGTGGTCGAACTGCGCAAGCGGCAGGTCCCGCACAAGGTTCTGGTGATCGGCGACGGCCCTGCGCGCGGGTGGTTCGAGAAGGCCCTTCCGGGCGGCAGCTTTGTCGGTTTCCAGACGGGTGCAGACCTCGGCCGTGCGCTGGCGAGCGGGGATATATTCTTCAATCCCTCGATCACCGAGACTTTCGGCAATGTCACGCTCGAGGCGCTGGCGTCGGGCCTGCCCGTCGTAGCCGCCGGAGCCACCGGCGCGGCCAGCATCGTCACCGAAGGCGAGACCGGTTTCCTCATCTCCCCGAGCAAGGACGAAGCTTTCGCCAAGGGCTGTGCCGATGCGCTGGCCCGGTACTGCACCGACGATGCGCTGCGCCGCGCGCATGGCGCGGCAGGCGAGAAGGCCGCCCGTGCTTACAGCTGGGACGCCATCAACCAGGCGGTGCTCGACACCTACCTCAGGCTGATGGCGCAGCGCGGCAAGTAG
- a CDS encoding phosphoserine transaminase — MTDLIRPGSKPARPYFSSGPCAKAPGWAPEKLATDSLGRSHRSKLGKARLQYCIDLIREVLEVPDTHRIGIVPGSDTGAVEMAMWTMLGARPVTTLAWESFGEGWVTDAVKQLKIDPTVIRADYGELPDLTQVDWSNDVIFTWNGTTSGVRVPNGDWIAADREGLTIADATSAVFAQDIAWDKVDVLTFSWQKVLGGEGAHGVLILGPRAVERLETYTPAWPLPKVFRLMSKGALAEGVFKGETINTPSMLAVEDAIFALEWGKSLGGLSAMKARANANAAALDAIVQEREWLGHLASDPASRSNTSVCLTVEGADEARIKAMAKLLEDEDAAYDVAGYRDAPAGLRIWCGATVETADIEALGPWLDWAYAATA; from the coding sequence ATGACTGACTTGATCCGCCCGGGCAGCAAGCCCGCGCGTCCGTACTTTTCCTCCGGTCCCTGCGCCAAGGCGCCGGGCTGGGCTCCCGAAAAACTCGCCACCGATTCGCTCGGCCGTTCGCATCGCTCCAAGTTGGGCAAGGCGCGGCTGCAGTACTGCATCGACCTGATCCGCGAAGTGCTGGAGGTGCCGGATACGCACCGCATCGGCATCGTTCCAGGTTCGGATACCGGCGCGGTCGAGATGGCGATGTGGACCATGCTCGGCGCCCGCCCCGTAACGACGCTGGCATGGGAGAGCTTCGGCGAGGGCTGGGTCACCGACGCGGTCAAGCAGCTCAAGATCGATCCCACGGTTATCCGCGCCGACTACGGCGAGCTGCCCGACCTCACTCAGGTCGACTGGTCGAACGACGTGATCTTCACCTGGAACGGCACCACTTCGGGCGTGCGCGTGCCCAACGGCGACTGGATTGCCGCCGACCGCGAGGGCCTGACCATCGCCGATGCGACCAGTGCAGTGTTCGCGCAGGACATCGCCTGGGACAAGGTCGATGTGCTGACCTTCAGCTGGCAGAAGGTGCTCGGCGGGGAGGGCGCGCATGGCGTGCTGATCCTCGGCCCCCGCGCCGTCGAAAGGCTCGAAACCTACACCCCCGCATGGCCGCTGCCCAAGGTCTTCCGCCTGATGAGCAAGGGCGCGCTGGCAGAGGGCGTGTTCAAGGGCGAGACGATCAACACCCCGTCGATGCTCGCGGTCGAGGATGCGATCTTCGCGCTCGAATGGGGCAAGTCGCTTGGTGGCCTCTCCGCGATGAAGGCGCGCGCCAATGCCAATGCCGCGGCGCTCGATGCCATCGTGCAGGAGCGCGAGTGGCTCGGCCACCTCGCCTCCGACCCGGCAAGCCGATCCAACACCAGCGTCTGCCTGACGGTAGAGGGTGCCGACGAAGCGCGCATCAAGGCCATGGCCAAGCTCCTCGAGGACGAGGACGCCGCCTACGACGTGGCGGGTTACCGCGACGCCCCGGCAGGCCTGCGCATCTGGTGCGGCGCCACGGTCGAGACTGCCGATATCGAGGCACTCGGTCCCTGGCTCGACTGGGCCTACGCCGCCACCGCGTAA